The sequence below is a genomic window from Campylobacter concisus.
AACGCATTTTCCAAAGACTGTATGCACGCCGTCAAGATGAGGTTGTTTGCTATGACAGATGAAAAACTGTGATCCGCCAGTATCACGCCCTGCGTGAGCCATGCTAAGGCTACCGCGCTCGTGTTTTACGTTTTGTTTATCGCATTCGCATTTTATTCTCCAGCCAGGACCGCCTGTACCTGTGCCATTTGGACAACCGCCTTGGATGACAAAATTTGGTATAACTCTGTGAAAATTTAGACCATTATAAAAGCCTGATTTTATCAAATGGATAAAATTTGCGACAGCTTGTGGAGCTTCTTCGGCAAAAAGTTCAAGTCTGATCTCGCCTTTGTCTGTCTCTAAAACTACAAATTTATCTTTTTTAAGTTCATCTAAATTTATATCATAAACTTTTAATTCATTAAAACGCATGTATTTCCCTTTTATTCGATATTTGTATAAACTGCTTGAACATCATCATCATCTTCTAGCTTATCAAGAAGTCTCTCAACCTCAAGCATTTGCTCTTCGCTTAGATTCACGGTTTGATTTGGTAAGTATTGAAGTGAAGCTTTTTTAACTACTAAATTTAGCTTTTCGATACCTTCATGAAGTGTGCCAAAATTTGCATAATCACCGTATACAAATAGCGTCTCATCGTCAGCCTCGATATCGCTTAGACCATAATCTATCAGCTCAAGCTCGATCTCTTCAATGTCTGCGCTTGGTTTTTCAAGCTCAAAAACGCTCTTTCTTGTAAACATAAAGCTAAGGCTGCCACTTGGTAAAATTTCTCCACCATTTTTGCTAAATATCGCTTTAACATTGGCAACCGTTCTTGTTGGATTGTCGGTCGCACACTCAACGATGATTTGCACGCCGTGAGCTGCTTTGCCGTCATAAAAAATAGTCTTAATATCGGCGCTATCTTTGCCATTTGCTCTTTTTATAGCTGCATCGATGTTATCTTTTGGCATATTTTCAGCTTTTGCCGCTGCGATAGCTGCGCGAAGTTTAGGGTTCATATCCGGATCACATCCGCCATCTTTTGCCGCTACTGTTATAGCCTTTGCAAGTTTTGGAAATACCTTGCTCATCTTATCCCATCTAGCTTCTTTTGCCGCTCTTCGGTACTCAAATGCTCGTCCCATAAATATCCTTAAATAAATTTTTTACGGATTATAACTAAAAAAATTTTATACTTTTTTAAAACATTTTTAGTTTGCCAGCCAAAGCGCCTAACTTTGTAAATTTAAAAAAATATTTGGTAAAAATTTAAGCTAAAGGCATATAATCATGCCATGATAAAAAATGCTCAAAAACAAGATGCAAAAATCTGCATAAAACTACTAAATTTAGCGATGGAGGACATCGCCTACAAGCTAAGTGGCTACGATGATCCTATTAAAAGTGATGAAATTTTAGAAATTTTTTTCAAAAGTGAGACAAATAGACTAAGCTATAAAAATGTCTTTGTTTATAAGCATAACGAGGAAATTATAGCTGCTATGTGTGCTTACTTTGGTGGCGACGCGGAGCAGCTTGATAGAGAAATTTCACAGCATTTAATGGCTCTTGGCAAAGATGACAAGGTAGAAAAAGAGTGTTTTGACGATGAGTTTTATATAGATAGTATCGCTGTTGATGAAAATTTTAGAGGCCAAGGGCTTGCAAAAGAGCTCATAAGGCATTCGTTTGTCAAGGCAAAAGAGCTAGGGCATAAAAAGGTTTCATTAATAGTAGATACAAATAAGCCAAAAGTTCGTAAATTTTACGAGAGTTTGGGCTTTAAATTTAATGTCAAGAAAATTGTAAATTTACATGAATACGACCATATGATAAAGGAGATAATATGAAAACATTTGAAGCAAACAATATCCACTGCCAAAACTGCGCAAACACTATAAAAAACGCACTTGAAGATGACTTTGGCAAGATAGAAGTTGATCTTAGCAAAGAGCCAAGACAAGTTAGGGTTGATCTTAAAGATAGTGAAGTTGAAAAATTTAAATCTGAAATGGCTGATCTTGGATTTGACGTTATAAAGGAGCTTTGATATGCCTTTAAAAGTCAAGCTAAATATAGCGGGAATGAGCTGCGTAAATTGCTCAAACGCTATCGAGAAAGTTTCTAAAAAGATAGATGGGGTGCTTGAAGCAAATGTAAATTTTGCAAATGCAAGCGGCGAATTTGTCCTAAAAGACGCTAGCGTGCGTGAAGTTTTAGAGCAAAAGATAAAAAAGCTTGGCTACTTTGTGGCGACAAATATTGATGAATTCGAAGCCAAAAGAGACGAGCATATAACTGCGATCAGAAATAAATTTATATTTGCATTTCTAGCGAGCATGGTCATCATGGCGCTTGAGATGTTTGTAAGGCCTAGCGTGATTGTAAATTTAGCCATTTTAGCGCTTGGCTTTTTGGTGCTAGCTTTTAGTGGCAAAGACTTCTTTGCTCACGCCATAGAGGCTGTTAAAAACAAAAACTACGATATGAACGTGCTTGTAGCTCTTGGAAGCGGCAGTGCATTTTTATACTCGCTTTTTGTTGTGATCTTTTCAGATTTCATCCCAGATGATCTAAAAAATGTCTATGTCTCGGGCGCAGCGATGATAATAGCCTTTGTTTTGATAGGTAAGTATCTTGAAGAGCGCTCAAAGGCAAAGGCAGGCGACTACCTAAAGACGCTACTTAAAATTTCGCCAAAGACCGCCTTTTTGGTCATGCCAGATGGACATAGTAAAGAGGTAAATGTAAATGAGCTAAAAGTAGGCGACATCGTCATCGTAAAAAATGGCTACAACATCCCAAGTGATGGCGTGATAGTTCAAGGTGGCGCTGAGATAGATGCTTCTATGCTTACAGGAGAGAGCTTGCCAGTTTATAAAGAGGTGGGAGATGGCGTATTTGCCGGCACTCTAAACACAAATGGCTACATAAGCGTCAAGGTGACAAAGAGTTCTTTTGAAAGCTTGCTATCTCAAATTTTAAGCTTATTAAGCGACGCTAGCTCTAAAAAGATGCCTATCGGACGGCTGGCTGACAAGATAGCAAACATCTTTGTGCCAAGTGTGGTGGCGATCTCAGTTCTTACATTTTTTATATGGATAATTTTTAGTGGAAATTTCGCCTATGCGATCTCTAGCGCGATCTGCGTGCTTATCATCTCATGCCCATGCGCACTAGGACTTGCCACGCCAATAGCAATCGTAAGCTCGCTTGCACGTGGTGCAAAAGCTGGAATTTTAGTAAAAAATCCAGAAGTTTTAGAGCTAATAAAAGATGCTAAATTCGTAGCATTTGACAAAACAGGCACACTTAGTAAAGGGCAAATCAGCGTCAAAAGCTCAAATTTAAGCGAGCAAGATTTAGCTCTTATCGCTTCTGCTGAAAATTTAAGTGAGCATCTCATCTCAAAAGCTATAGTTAGATATGCAAAGCAAAAATGTATAGATTTACAAAAGCTAAATGGAAAATTTCAAAATGTTGTCGGGCAAGGCATCATCTATGAGGATGAGAATAATCAGATAATAATCGGAAACGAAAAGCTGCTTTTGGCAAATGAAGTAAGTTTAAATCCGGATGAAAGTAACGCTATAAAAGAGGCTACAAACGATGGAAGCGGCGTCATACTTTGTGCTATAAATAAAAAATTTGTTGGTTTTTTAACGCTTAGTGATGAGCTAAAAGATGAGGCAAGCGATATTATAAACGAGCTTACAAGTCTAAATTTACAAAGCGTGATCCTCTCAGGCGATGACGAGAAAGTAGTTGCAAGCATCGCTAAAAAGCTAAATGTGAGTAAATATCATGCAAATATGCTGCCTGAAGATAAATTTAATGAGATAAAAGAGCTTACAAATCATGGTGGCGTTATCTTTGTTGGAGATGGCGTAAACGACTCACCATCACTTAAAGAAGCAAGTGTTGGTATCGCTATGAACTCGGGCTCAGATATAGCAAAAGGTGCTGGAGATATCGTGCTTATTAAAAATGATTTGCGTGGAGTGACTGGACTAGTTAGATTAGCAAATGCTACTATGGCAAACATAAAAGAAAATTTATTTTGGGCGTTTATGTATAACGTGATTTGTATCCCGGTGGCTGCAGGCGTGCTCTACCCTGTCTTTGGGCTACTTTTAAGCCCAGTTTATGGCTCAATGGCGATGTGTCTTAGCTCTGTTACTGTCGTTTTAAACGCACTTAGACTTAGATATCTACGACTTAAGGATTAAAATTTGAAACTTGGAGAACTTTATAGCGTTGTAGCGGCTGCGCTTGCTGCAAATTTTAGTGGCATTTTGGATGTTTCATCTTTTATGCGTATCAAAAAGACAAATGCGTGGATAACGCAGACTAATAGCGAAGCAAATAAAAAAGGCAATGAGCTTTATACCAAATTTATCAAAGATGAAAGTAGTGCTGCTTTATGTGACGATTTTGTCATTTTAAAGTCAAAATTTGAGGCAAGTTACTATTTTTCGTCTGCAAAAGATGATCTAGCTCAATTTTATAAGGCTATAAATTTTCAGCCAAAGATGGGCGAGGTTGATAGCATCTCAAATCAGCTAATTTTAATAGCAAATATTTTAAAAAGCGAAGCATCTAATGAGTCTATGAAACTTCTTGCAGCTTTTAGTGTCTCATTTTTCTTGCCTTATGCTAAACAGCTTTCAAGAGATATCCAAAAAGACGCAACTAGCAATTTTTATAAATCAATGGGATATTTTTTAGAGGATTTTTGCTTAGTTTTAGAAACTATTATTGGTAAGGCTTAGTTTTAAGCCTGTGCCATTTCTATCATTTGAGTTTTAATACTTAAAATGTTATTTTGAATGGCTGACTGCTCTAAATTTAAGTAATGAAGCATTTGCATAGAGTTACGATCTTTTAGGCTTTGGATACTTGAAATTTGATGTGAAATATCTAGCTTTTGCTCTTGTAATTTTTCTAAGTCTTTTTGTAACTGTACAGCACTTGCTTTATTAATAATTATAGGGGAAATTTTAGCATCCTCTCTTTGTTCTACATGTACTTCATTGCTTCTAACAATATCTTTTTTGTCATAGCCAGAAGATACTAGCATACTTGTTTTTGAGCTATTTGAAGAGATAGATGTATAGCCATCATGATAGAAAATATTTGAGTTCATATTCGCATCTATTTGCATATCATCTTTCCTCTTATAGATTATTTTTATTTTAAACTATCTCAATAGAAAATTAAAATAGTTTTTAAAAAGTTATATTTTGAATTATATTTCTATATCCTTAAAGATAAATTATATTTATAACTTTTTTGCAACTTTATAGTTAAAATACCCAGTTAAGTGCTATTTTGTTAAAATCACGCAAAACTAATCAAAGGTAAAGCTATGAAAGAAGAGAAAAACGCACTCAAAAAGATGTGGGAGGGAAGATTTAGCGAAGCTAGTTCGAAGTTGCTTGAGGAATTTAACGCTTCTATAAATTTTGATAAAAATCTTTTTGAAGAGGATATCGCTGGCAGTAAGGCACATGCTAAAATGCTAGGAATTTGCGGAATTTTGAAAAAAGATGAGTCAGAGGCGATCATAAAGGGGCTTGATGAGGTTTTATCTGAGATAAGAGCAGGTAAATTTGAGTTTAAGCTAGAAGATGAAGATATACACATGGCAGTTGAGAAGCGACTTAGCCAGATCATCGGCGCCGAGCTTGGAGGCAGACTGCACACAGCTAGAAGTAGAAATGACCAAGTCGCGCTTGATTTTAAATTTTACGTATTGAAGAAAAATTTAGAAATTTCTTCATGTATAAAAGAGCTCATCGCCACGCTTACAAATTTGGCAAAAAACCACAAAGATACGCTAATGCCAGGCTACACACACCTTCAACACGCTCAGCCAGTAAGCCTTAGCTATCACTTGCTAGCATATGCATTTATGTTTAAAAGAGATTTCGAGCGTTTTATTAGCTCATATGAGCGAAACAACCTAAGCCCACTTGGTTCAGCAGCCCTTGCAGGCACGCCGCACAATATAGATAGAACTATCGTTGCAAGTGAGCTTGGCTTTGCAGGTTGCACGCAAAATGCGATGGATAGTGTGAGTGACCGTGATTTTGCGCTGGAAATTTTATTTAACATTAGCGTTTTTATGACGCACGCTTCTAGGCTTTGTGAGGAGCTCATACTTTGGAGCTCACAAGAATTTGGCTTTGTAAGCATCAGTGACGCTTATAGCACGGGCAGCTCCATAATGCCACAGAAGAAAAATCCAGACGTTGCCGAGCTCATACGCGGCAAAACTGGGCGTGTAAATGGAAATTTAGTAGCACTACTAACTACGATGAAAGGTCTGCCACTTGCTTATAATAAAGATATGCAAGAAGATAAAGAGGGCGTGTTTGACAGCGTCTCAACCGTTTTAAGCTCAGCCACCATCCTAAATGAGATGATAAAAACAGCTAAATTTGACGAAAAAAACATGCTAAAAGCGACAAAAAATGGGCATCTAAGTGCGACTGATTTGGCAGATTATCTAGTGCGTGAAAAAAATATTCCATTTAGAACAGCACATTTTATTACAGGTAAAGCTGTTGCAAAGGCTGAAAGCTTGGGACTTGATTTAAGTGAATTAAACGAAGAGCAGCTAAAAAGTGTGGATGAAAATTTAGATGCAAATGCTATTAAATTTTTAGATCTTCACGCTTCAAAAGAGGCACGTTGTTCGCAGGGCGGCACGGCAAATAAAAGTGTGGAGGAGCAGATAGAAATTTTAGAGGCTTGGCTTAAAAATTAAGGAGTAATGAGATGATTGTTGGAATTTTATTAAAGAACTATAAAATATATGGAGGAGTTAAATATATACCAGTTACTACTAGTCATAATTTTACAGCATATATAGGTGATAATGGTGCAGGAAAAAGTTCAATTTTGGAGGCACTTGATACTTATTTTAATGACAGGGAATGGAATTTAACAAAAGGAGCAAGTACTACCGATGCAAACACACCATATATAGTAGTTATTCATCTATTAAAAAAAGATATAGTTAATAAAATTATTAAAAATTATGATAAAAATGATAATGAGCTAGCAGATAAAGTTAAAAAAATTAGTGAATATTTATGGAATTTTGAGCAGGTTGAGAATGATTTTAGAAGCAATAAAAGTCAAGAGCCTAAAAACTTAGTTAATGATTTAAAAAAAATTGATATTTTATATCGTGAAAGTCATTATTTAATTATTTCTGGTAATGCTCATAAGGATGATTATAGTGCATATTTTGGTTCTTTTGATAGTATTATTTCAAAATTATTTGAAATTAAATTTAATAGCCAAAAGGAAAGCGAAAATAAAGATTTTAGGGAACGCTTTAAGTATTTAAATCATATTGTTTGGGATTGTTATTCATATATTTATATGCCAGTAGAAGCTGGGATAGAGGAGTTTACAAAGCTTGAGACTGATAATATGCAAAAATTAATTGGTATGGATATTAGCACTAAAATAGAAAAAATAATTAAGACACCTTTGCAAAGTATAAATACAGATTTAAATGTATTTGTTAAAGAGTTGGAAAACGATCTTTTAAACCTTTATGCCTATAAGAGTCCTTCAAATAGAATTAATATTACGCCAAAGGAATTAATAGATAAAGTTATTGAGTTGTTTTTTTCAATAAGAGTTTTACATAAAATAGTTGATGGTAATAAAATAAAAGCTGACAGCTTAAGTTCTGGTGAGAAAAGGCAGGCACTTATAGATATAGCTGCGGCATTACTAGATAGTCAAACTATAGAACACAAAGAAATTATACTTGCCATAGATGAACCAGAGGCATCTTTAAATTTATCAAAAAATTTTGCTCAATTTGAAAAGTTAATAGAAATTTCGCAATATAAAGCACAAGTTATTGTGACTACTCATTGGTACGGTTTTCTCCCAGTTGCTATCAACGCAAATGCACACTTTCTGACAAAGAAAAACGCAAAAGATAGCCTTGAATTTAATTTTAACACATTTGATTTATATAATTATAGGGAGAAGTTGAAACAAATTAGAAATATGGACTATACTCAAATACCAAGCGATATTCAGCTTAAAAGTATTTATGATTTGGTTCAATCAATTGTTTCATCGGTAAGGCTTGATAAACCATATAATTGGTTGATTTGTGAGGGTAGCTCTGATAAAATTTATTTTGACTTCTATTTTAAAGATTTGGTGGAAAAGTATAATTTAAGAATATTGCCAGTTGGCGGGGCATCTGAAGTCATAAAAATTTATGATTATCTAAAATTGCCAATGTCAGAAAAAGATAACATAAAGGGTAAAATATATTGTTTAATAGATAGTGACGGTAAGAGAGAGCAACTTATTTGTGATAGTAAATGTAAAGACCATATGGTAGCGAAAAGAATTTTAAATAAACGTAATGATCAAAAAACGTCTTTGGTTGATGTAAGTAGCAATGATTATGAAATGAAAACGGAAATAGAGGACTGTTTGGATGGTGTCGTTTTTATTGAAACATTAAAAACATATACCGAAGACCAAAATATCGTCGCCATACTCGAAGATGAAAAGAATTTTAAAGACAAGTCTCTAAATTCGTATTTTTGTTTTAACTTAAAACCAAGTGATATAGAAGTATTAAAAAAATTCTTTGATCAAGATAGTGGACATAGAAAAATAGAATTTGCTGAAAGATATGTTGAAATAGCTAAAAATAATAATTCAAAATCCAAAAATCCAGATTGGATTGATGAAATTAAAAAGTGGTTTAAAGAGAAAAAAAATATAAAACAAAATTTAAAATTTACAAGCATCTAGTAAAAATTTAAATATAATTACGCAAAATCTACAAATTTTAAAGGATGAAAAATGTTTTTTGATGGCAAGAATAAAGAGCTTTCTAGTAAAAATGAAGCTTTAGAGAGAGAAAATGAAGCTTTAAAGGCTGAAATTTTAACACTTAAAGAGGAGCTAAAAAACGTTAAAACTTGTGAGCCAAAAGAGCAAGCTAAGGATAAGCAAGAGGCTGTAAATTTATTGCTTTCAAGTTATCAAGATGGTATAAATTTCTTGCAATTAACAATGGAAGAAAATCTAAAAATGCTTGAAAGTATAAATGGACTAAATGAAAAAACTTTCAAAGAGACGGGCGAACTCAAGTCCCAAACGGCTGAAATTTTAAACTCGATCGAGCAAGTAAGCCAGATGAGCAATGACCTTTCAAATGACGCTTCTTCGCTTAATGGAAGCGTAAATTCGATTGCTGAGATTATAAATTTAATTAAAGACATCTCAGATCAGACAAATTTGCTAGCTCTAAATGCTGCTATTGAGGCGGCTCGTGCTGGTGAGCATGGACGAGGTTTTGCAGTCGTGGCAGATGAGGTTAGAAAGCTAGCTGAACGTACCCAAAAAGCAACTCTTGAAGTAGAAGTAAATATAAATGGCCTTAAACAAAGTGCAAACACGATGATCGAAATGAGTGAGAATTTCTCAAAAATTTCTGCAAATGCTATGAAAATTTTAGGTGGATTTGAAGGAAATATCTCAAGCGTAAATGCAAATACGCAAAATATACTAAATCAGGCTCTAAATGTTACAAATGAAGTCTATGTAAGCAATGGAAAAATAGATCATATAAATATGAAGCTAAATGGATATAGAGGTGTACTTTTAAATGAATTTAACAAAATTCAAGATGTTCATGAGTGTAGATTTGGCAAATGGTATGAAAAAGATGTGAAAAATACTCTTGTAAAAGATGCCAAAATTCTCTCAAGTATCGCAGCTCATCATGAAAATGTTCATCATGGTCTAGAAAAAGCGATGGTTATTTTTGCTGATAAAGACAAAGGAAATCTACCTGGCGTTGAAATATTAAAAGATGTCGAAAACTCAAGTAAAGTAGGTTTTGAAGAGTTGCTTGAAGCTATTAAGGCTGCAAGAAAATAAAATCTTAGACTCATGCTTTGAGTCTAAGATTTATAAGTTATTAAAATGTGCTTTGTGGATCAGCTACGCCTTCGCTCCAGCCAAGCTTAGCTCCGCCAAGCAGGTGAAAATGTAGATGCATAACTTCTTGACCGCCGTTTTCACCGCAGTTTGTGATGAGGCGGTATCCGCTCTTATCAACGCCCATTAAGGTCGCTACTTCTTGGATAAATTTTGTCATCTCTCCCATTAAGACCGGATCCATCTCTTGGAAATTTTTATAGTGTTTTTTTGGGATGATTAGGATGTGGATCGGTGCTTTTGGATTTATGTCGTTAAAAGCTAGAAATTTCTCGCTTTCAAGCACTTTGTTGCAAGGGATTTCACCAGCTACGATCTTTTCAAATATGGTCATTTTAGCTCCTTTGAAATTTTGCAAAATTATATCAAAGTGTGCTTAAATTTCGTGCTCTTTATCTTGATTTTAACTCTTTTTCTATAAAATCGACTCAAAAATTTATAAAGGTAAAAAATTGCAAGATTTCGTTAATAAAATCAAAAATGAAATTTCAACGCTTGATGATTTGGAAAAAGTCAGGGTAGAAATTTTTGGCAAAAAGGGCATCTTGGCGCAAGGCTTTGCAAAGCTAAAAGAGCTTAGCGAAGATGAGAAAAAGGAATTTGCAGCAAATTTAAACAAGCAAAGAGATGAGCTTGGTGCGCTAATAGAAGCTAAAAAGGCTGAGCTTAGCGAGCAAGAGATAGATAACAAGATGAAAAAAGAAGCTGCTGATATCACGCTATTTAATGAGCCTGTTGCTAGCGGAGCACTTCACCCTGTGATGGCCACGATGGATAAGATAATTGAGTATTTTTTAGCGCTAAATTTCTCACTTGAAACTGGACCACTGATAGAAGATGATTTTCACAACTTTGAAGCGCTAAATTTACCAAAATACCACCCAGCAAGGGATATGCAAGATACATTTTACCTAGATGATTTTAGACTTTTAAGGACGCATACGAGCCCAGTTCAGGTGCGAACTATGCTAAGCCAAAAGCCGCCTATTCGTATGATAGCGCCTGGCACGGTCTTTAGACGTGATATGGACTTAACGCATACACCGATGTTTCACCAGGTCGAGGGCCTTGTGGTGGAGGATGCCGAGAAAGTTAGCTTTGCAAATTTAAAATCAATGTTAGAGGGCTTTTTAAAGCACATGTTTGGCGACGTTGAAGTGCGTTTTCGCCCTAGCTTCTTCCCATTTACGGAGCCTAGCGCAGAGGTTGATATTAGTTGTATATTCTGCCACGGCAAGGGTTGCAGGGTGTGCAAGCAGACTACTTGGCTTGAGGTGCTTGGATGCGGAGTCGTTGACCCAAATGTATTTAAGGCAGTTGGCTATAAAAATGTAAGTGGATACGCTTTTGGTCTTGGCGTTGAGAGATTTGCGATGTTGCTTCATAGAGTGCCTGATCTAAGGTCGCTTTTTGAGGGAGATTTAAGATTGTTGGAGCAGTTTAAATGATAATTTCAAAGCATTGGTTAAACGAGTGGATCGACCTTAGCGACGTTAGTGGCGAGACACTTTCAAAGACATTAAATTCTATCGGGCTAGAGGTTGATAGCTATAAAGAGATAAATTTACCAAAGAGTATTGTGGTTGGCTACATAAAAAGTAGAGAGAAGCACCCAGATGCCGATAAACTAAGCGTTTGTCAAGTGGATGTTGGTGGAGAGACGCTTCAGATCGTGTGTGGAGCTAAAAATGTTGAAGCTGGTCAGTTTGTGCCAGTTGCACTTATTGGCACGACTATGCCAAATGGTCTTGAGATAAAAAAAGCAAAGCTAAGAGGTGTTGAGTCAAGTGGTATGATCTGCTCTTCAAGTGAGCTGGGACTTCCAAAGGTAAACGATGGAATTTTGCCACTTGATGAGAGTATCGGCAAGCTAAAACTTGGTACAAGTCTTAGCGAATTTGAGATATTTAAAGATACGATAATCGAAGTTGATGTCACAGCAAACAGGGGCGATTGTCAAAATTTACATGGGATCGCAAGAGAAATTTGTGCAGCGCTTGATCTAAATATGAAAGATAGCCACGAAGACGATGAAAGCGAAAATTTACTAGGTATTGGCAGAATAGCTTCTGTACGAGCAGAGGATAAAGTAAATGGGTCATTTTTATATAAGGCTTTTGAGCTAAAAGAAGGAC
It includes:
- the pheS gene encoding phenylalanine--tRNA ligase subunit alpha, whose amino-acid sequence is MQDFVNKIKNEISTLDDLEKVRVEIFGKKGILAQGFAKLKELSEDEKKEFAANLNKQRDELGALIEAKKAELSEQEIDNKMKKEAADITLFNEPVASGALHPVMATMDKIIEYFLALNFSLETGPLIEDDFHNFEALNLPKYHPARDMQDTFYLDDFRLLRTHTSPVQVRTMLSQKPPIRMIAPGTVFRRDMDLTHTPMFHQVEGLVVEDAEKVSFANLKSMLEGFLKHMFGDVEVRFRPSFFPFTEPSAEVDISCIFCHGKGCRVCKQTTWLEVLGCGVVDPNVFKAVGYKNVSGYAFGLGVERFAMLLHRVPDLRSLFEGDLRLLEQFK